From the genome of Edaphobacter dinghuensis, one region includes:
- a CDS encoding aldo/keto reductase: MERRSFLKSATAVGIAAATGSMTSQPAAAAKTSAATTRPESPDMIYRELGQTGERVSAIGLGGFHVGKQQDANESIRLIRQSIDRGITFMDNCWDYNNGISEVRMGQALRDGYRSKVFLMTKMDGRTKEEYNRQLEESLGRLQTDVIDLVQFHEIIRMEDPDRVFAPGGALEAAVAAKQAGKIRYIGFTGHKDPAVHLRMFEFAQKHSFRFDTVQMPVNVMDAHFRSFTKEVIPVALKQGTGILAMKTFGDNYILRSKTVEPIEALHYGLTQPVSVVITGIDSTAVLDQAIQATKTFKPLTETQIATLLDRTREAASEGKFELFKTTNHFDGTAANPKWLG, from the coding sequence ATGGAACGCAGGAGCTTCCTGAAGTCAGCCACCGCCGTCGGAATCGCCGCAGCCACCGGCAGCATGACCAGTCAGCCCGCAGCCGCCGCAAAGACTTCTGCTGCAACCACAAGACCTGAATCACCCGACATGATCTACCGCGAGCTTGGGCAAACCGGAGAGCGCGTCTCGGCCATCGGCCTCGGCGGCTTCCACGTCGGCAAGCAGCAGGACGCCAACGAGAGCATCCGTCTCATCCGCCAGTCCATCGACCGCGGTATTACCTTCATGGACAACTGCTGGGACTACAACAACGGCATCAGTGAAGTCCGCATGGGCCAGGCGCTGCGCGACGGCTATCGCAGCAAGGTCTTCCTGATGACCAAGATGGATGGCCGCACTAAAGAGGAGTACAACAGGCAGCTCGAAGAGTCCCTCGGCCGTCTCCAGACCGACGTCATCGATCTCGTCCAGTTCCACGAGATTATCCGCATGGAAGACCCCGACCGCGTCTTCGCTCCGGGCGGTGCTCTCGAGGCAGCCGTCGCCGCAAAGCAGGCGGGAAAGATTCGCTACATCGGCTTTACCGGGCACAAAGACCCAGCCGTCCATCTGCGCATGTTCGAGTTCGCGCAGAAGCACAGCTTCCGCTTCGACACCGTGCAGATGCCGGTCAACGTCATGGACGCTCACTTCCGTTCTTTTACGAAGGAGGTTATCCCGGTCGCGCTTAAGCAAGGCACCGGCATCCTCGCCATGAAGACCTTCGGCGACAACTACATTCTGCGCAGCAAGACGGTCGAGCCTATCGAAGCCCTGCACTACGGCCTCACCCAGCCCGTCTCGGTCGTCATCACAGGCATCGACTCAACTGCCGTTCTCGATCAGGCCATCCAGGCGACAAAGACCTTCAAGCCGCTCACCGAAACCCAGATTGCAACTCTGCTTGACCGCACCCGCGAAGCTGCCAGCGAAGGTAAGTTCGAGCTATTCAAGACCACCAATCACTTCGACGGAACCGCCGCCAACCCTAAGTGGCTGGGTTAA
- the larE gene encoding ATP-dependent sacrificial sulfur transferase LarE codes for MNLPQKSALLEATLRDLGSLLVAYSGGTDSAYLAYAAHQALGDNMLAVIADSASLPRAELAAALDFASRHSIPVQILHTEELENPDYQRNDSKRCFHCKDELFTRMESERESRGFQHIAYGMNLDDRGEFRPGQQAATEHHAVAPLVTAELTKAEIRQLAHEAGLELWDKPASACLASRIEYGRPVTRENLSQVEQAEEALHALGFQQVRVRHHGDLARIEISRTELPRALSLETLDHITAALRPLGFLYVTLDTQGYRSGSMNDILPATAIAPAAK; via the coding sequence ATGAACCTGCCGCAAAAGTCCGCTCTACTCGAGGCCACGCTCCGCGACCTCGGCAGCCTCCTCGTCGCCTACTCGGGCGGAACCGACTCCGCCTACCTCGCCTACGCCGCTCATCAAGCCCTCGGCGACAACATGCTCGCCGTCATCGCCGACTCTGCCTCTCTTCCCCGCGCAGAATTGGCCGCCGCTCTCGACTTCGCCTCCCGTCACAGCATCCCGGTCCAGATTCTGCATACCGAAGAACTCGAAAACCCCGACTACCAGCGCAACGACAGCAAACGCTGTTTCCACTGCAAGGACGAGCTGTTCACCCGCATGGAATCCGAGCGTGAGTCCCGCGGGTTCCAACACATCGCCTACGGTATGAACCTCGACGACCGCGGTGAGTTTCGCCCTGGCCAACAGGCCGCCACTGAGCATCACGCCGTTGCTCCCCTCGTCACCGCTGAGCTCACCAAAGCTGAAATTCGCCAGCTCGCTCACGAAGCCGGTCTGGAGCTATGGGACAAGCCCGCTTCTGCCTGTCTTGCCTCGCGCATCGAGTACGGCCGCCCCGTTACCCGCGAAAATCTCTCGCAGGTCGAGCAAGCCGAAGAGGCCCTCCACGCTCTGGGCTTCCAGCAGGTCCGCGTACGCCACCATGGCGACCTCGCCCGCATTGAGATTTCACGTACAGAACTACCTCGCGCCCTCTCGCTCGAGACCCTCGACCACATCACCGCTGCTCTGCGCCCGCTGGGCTTCCTCTACGTCACCCTCGACACGCAGGGCTATCGCTCCGGCAGCATGAACGATATCCTGCCCGCCACCGCCATCGCCCCTGCCGCAAAGTAA
- the carB gene encoding carbamoyl-phosphate synthase large subunit, with amino-acid sequence MPRRNDIAKILVIGSGPIVIGQSAEFDYSGTQACKALKAEGYEVVLVNSNPASIMTDPEVADRTYIEPLNTAYLEEILRVEAEMMTAGSGKFAVLPTVGGQTALNLAVDLADSGVLEKLGIELIGAKLEAIKKAEDRLLFKDAMTKIGLDMPRSALINNIRDGLEFAGKIGFPVVIRPSFTLGGSGGGIAYNREELMEILSRGLDLSPVHECLLEESVLGWKEYELEVVRDLNDNVIIICSIENFDPMGVHTGDSITVAPAQTLTDREYQSMRDAAIRVIREIGVETGGSNVQFAVNPQNGRMTVIEMNPRVSRSSALASKATGFPIAKIAARLAVGYTLDEIQNDITKATPACFEPTIDYVVVKIPKWQFEKFPGADEGLGPQMKSVGEVMAIGRTFKEAMMKAVRSLETGKKATADDIEPRRLTQRLVTPHPDRLAYVRYAFERGMTVREVARMTSMDPWFLHQIKQITDEIKAIGGVSMNEVTAEQLRTAKRMGISDERLAASWGLKGAEGTAAVRALRKKLNVLPVYKMVDTCAGEFESYTPYLYSSYDEEDEAAPTARKKILILGSGPNRIGQGIEFDYCCCHAAFALREDGYETIMVNCNPETVSTDYDTSDRLYFEPLTLEDVLAVYEHEAASGADIGMIVQFGGQTPLNLSLPLKKAGVPIIGTSPESIDLAEDRKRFGKLIEELQIPQPQGAMATSVAEAVEGANRVGYPVLVRPSYVLGGRAMVIAYDDEAVVRYMSTAIEYSQERPVLIDHFLEEATECDVDALCDGDDVVIAGIMQHIEEAGIHSGDSSCVLPSVDLSDDVLKTIREYTRKLAMSLNVRGLVNIQFAIQRGKVYVIEVNPRASRTVPYVSKATGIPLAKIASRIMVGRKLKELLPDAVASGKDLGTGSHYFVKSPVFPWGKFPGVDTVLGPEMKSTGEVMGVADNFGEAFAKAQIAAGQVLPLQGTIFLSVNDHDKDGVVSLAKQFVEMGFHLVATHGTAAVLEKAGLQPERVYKVKEGRPNVVDLIKGDRIQLIVNTPRGQDTFFDEQAIRRAAVLARIPTITTLAAARAAAEGISALQQGTLSVVALQTLHANRIEAAV; translated from the coding sequence ATGCCACGCAGGAATGACATCGCAAAGATTCTGGTGATCGGCTCTGGGCCGATTGTGATTGGACAGTCGGCGGAGTTCGACTACTCCGGCACGCAGGCTTGTAAGGCGCTGAAGGCCGAAGGCTATGAAGTGGTGCTGGTGAACTCGAACCCGGCGTCGATCATGACGGACCCTGAGGTTGCGGACCGCACGTACATCGAGCCTTTGAATACAGCTTATTTGGAAGAGATTCTTCGCGTGGAAGCGGAGATGATGACGGCTGGCTCGGGCAAGTTTGCCGTGTTGCCCACCGTTGGTGGACAGACGGCGCTGAACCTTGCGGTCGATCTCGCCGACTCTGGCGTTCTCGAGAAGCTGGGCATCGAACTGATTGGCGCGAAGCTGGAGGCCATCAAGAAGGCAGAGGATCGTCTTCTCTTCAAGGACGCGATGACCAAGATCGGGTTGGACATGCCGCGATCGGCGCTGATCAACAACATTCGCGATGGGCTGGAGTTTGCCGGAAAGATCGGCTTCCCCGTGGTGATTCGTCCTTCGTTTACGTTGGGCGGCTCGGGTGGCGGCATCGCCTATAACCGCGAAGAGCTGATGGAGATTCTCTCGCGTGGCCTTGACCTTTCGCCGGTGCATGAGTGCCTGCTCGAAGAGAGCGTGCTCGGCTGGAAGGAGTACGAGCTTGAGGTTGTCCGCGATCTGAATGACAACGTCATCATCATCTGCTCGATTGAGAACTTCGACCCGATGGGCGTGCATACGGGCGACTCGATCACGGTGGCCCCGGCACAGACGCTGACCGACCGCGAGTACCAGTCCATGCGCGATGCGGCGATTCGCGTGATCCGCGAGATTGGCGTGGAGACGGGCGGCAGCAACGTGCAGTTCGCGGTGAATCCGCAGAACGGCCGCATGACGGTGATCGAGATGAATCCGCGTGTATCGCGGTCGTCGGCGCTGGCCTCGAAGGCAACTGGATTTCCGATTGCGAAGATTGCGGCGCGACTTGCCGTGGGCTACACGCTCGATGAGATTCAGAATGACATTACCAAGGCGACTCCTGCCTGCTTTGAGCCGACGATTGACTATGTTGTCGTAAAGATTCCGAAGTGGCAGTTCGAGAAGTTTCCCGGTGCCGATGAGGGTCTGGGGCCGCAGATGAAGTCTGTCGGCGAAGTAATGGCGATTGGCCGTACCTTTAAGGAAGCGATGATGAAGGCGGTACGGTCGCTGGAGACGGGCAAGAAGGCCACGGCCGACGACATCGAGCCGCGCAGGCTGACGCAGCGGTTGGTGACGCCGCATCCTGACCGGCTGGCTTATGTTCGCTATGCGTTCGAGCGCGGCATGACCGTTCGTGAAGTTGCTCGCATGACCTCGATGGACCCGTGGTTCCTGCATCAGATCAAGCAGATTACGGATGAGATCAAGGCCATCGGCGGCGTGTCAATGAACGAAGTGACGGCGGAACAGCTTCGCACTGCCAAGCGCATGGGCATCTCCGACGAGCGGCTCGCCGCGAGCTGGGGCCTGAAGGGCGCGGAGGGAACGGCGGCGGTTCGTGCGCTGCGAAAGAAGCTCAACGTACTGCCGGTCTACAAGATGGTGGACACCTGTGCCGGAGAGTTCGAGAGCTATACCCCGTATCTCTACAGCAGCTACGACGAAGAGGATGAAGCAGCACCGACGGCGCGCAAGAAGATCCTGATTCTCGGCAGTGGGCCGAACCGTATCGGGCAGGGAATCGAGTTCGATTACTGCTGCTGCCATGCGGCGTTTGCTCTGCGTGAAGACGGCTACGAGACCATCATGGTCAATTGCAATCCTGAGACGGTCTCGACCGACTACGACACCAGCGACCGTCTGTACTTCGAACCGCTGACCTTGGAAGACGTGCTCGCAGTCTATGAGCACGAGGCCGCATCGGGTGCCGATATTGGCATGATTGTGCAGTTCGGCGGACAGACTCCGCTGAACCTGAGCCTTCCGCTCAAGAAGGCGGGCGTGCCGATCATTGGCACATCGCCCGAGTCGATTGACCTGGCGGAAGATCGCAAGCGGTTTGGCAAGCTGATCGAGGAGTTGCAGATTCCGCAGCCGCAGGGCGCGATGGCGACCAGCGTAGCCGAGGCTGTCGAAGGTGCGAATCGCGTAGGTTATCCGGTGCTGGTGCGGCCTTCCTATGTGCTGGGCGGACGAGCGATGGTCATCGCCTATGACGATGAGGCAGTCGTTCGCTACATGAGCACCGCGATTGAGTACTCGCAGGAGCGGCCGGTGCTGATCGATCACTTCCTGGAAGAGGCGACTGAGTGCGACGTCGACGCGCTGTGCGACGGCGACGATGTGGTGATCGCCGGGATCATGCAGCATATCGAAGAGGCCGGCATTCACTCCGGCGACTCTTCGTGCGTGTTGCCTTCGGTCGATCTCAGCGACGATGTGCTGAAGACGATTCGCGAGTACACACGCAAGCTGGCGATGTCGCTGAACGTGCGTGGCCTGGTCAATATCCAGTTCGCAATTCAGCGCGGCAAGGTCTACGTGATCGAGGTCAATCCACGCGCTTCGCGCACGGTGCCTTATGTCTCGAAGGCGACGGGCATTCCGCTGGCGAAGATCGCTTCGCGCATCATGGTCGGACGCAAGCTGAAGGAATTGCTGCCGGATGCAGTTGCGAGCGGCAAGGACCTCGGAACTGGCTCGCATTACTTCGTGAAGTCGCCGGTATTTCCGTGGGGCAAGTTCCCGGGAGTCGACACCGTGCTTGGCCCAGAGATGAAGTCGACCGGAGAGGTGATGGGCGTGGCCGACAACTTTGGCGAGGCGTTTGCCAAGGCGCAGATCGCTGCCGGACAGGTGCTTCCGTTGCAGGGAACGATCTTCCTGAGCGTGAATGATCACGATAAGGATGGCGTAGTTTCGCTGGCGAAGCAGTTTGTCGAGATGGGCTTCCACCTGGTGGCGACGCATGGAACCGCAGCAGTGCTGGAGAAGGCTGGATTGCAGCCGGAGCGCGTCTACAAGGTCAAGGAAGGCCGTCCCAACGTTGTCGATCTCATCAAGGGCGACCGCATTCAATTGATCGTGAATACACCGCGCGGACAGGACACGTTCTTCGATGAGCAGGCAATTCGTCGAGCAGCAGTACTGGCGCGAATTCCGACGATTACGACGCTCGCAGCGGCACGGGCGGCGGCCGAAGGCATCTCGGCGTTGCAGCAGGGAACACTGAGTGTGGTCGCCTTGCAGACGCTCCATGCGAACCGGATTGAGGCGGCTGTATAG
- the larB gene encoding nickel pincer cofactor biosynthesis protein LarB, with product MNKTSLLELLAEVQRGTLTPEQASGRLANLPFEDLDYAKIDHHRSLRNGLPEVIYAAGKSPEHTSEIFARMAATGIDVLATRADEATAAAVLAATPTAKYHQQARAITLRQSPPAAPHGHVAVLCAGTSDLPAAEEAAITAELFGAKVTRLYDVGVAGIHRLLAQRDILATANAVIVCAGMEGALPSVVGGLVAVPVIAVPTSVGYGASFSGAAALLGMLNSCSPNVCVVNIDNGFGAAYTATMIARASHR from the coding sequence ATGAATAAAACATCCCTTCTCGAACTTCTGGCCGAAGTCCAGCGCGGCACCCTTACCCCGGAGCAAGCCTCCGGCCGCCTCGCCAACCTTCCCTTCGAAGACCTCGACTACGCCAAGATCGACCATCATCGCTCCCTTCGTAACGGTCTGCCAGAAGTCATCTACGCCGCAGGCAAATCGCCCGAGCACACCTCTGAGATCTTCGCCCGCATGGCCGCCACCGGCATCGACGTCCTCGCCACCCGCGCCGACGAGGCTACCGCAGCAGCCGTCCTCGCCGCCACTCCCACAGCGAAGTATCACCAACAGGCACGCGCCATCACCCTTCGCCAATCTCCCCCAGCCGCGCCGCACGGTCACGTCGCCGTCCTCTGCGCCGGAACCAGCGACCTTCCCGCCGCCGAAGAGGCAGCCATCACCGCCGAGCTATTCGGCGCAAAGGTCACACGCCTCTACGACGTCGGCGTCGCGGGCATCCATCGCCTGCTCGCCCAACGCGACATCCTCGCCACCGCCAACGCCGTCATCGTCTGCGCTGGCATGGAAGGCGCTCTGCCCAGCGTCGTCGGGGGCCTCGTCGCCGTTCCCGTCATTGCTGTCCCTACCTCCGTCGGCTACGGAGCCTCCTTCTCCGGAGCCGCCGCGCTTTTAGGCATGCTCAACTCCTGCTCGCCCAACGTCTGCGTCGTCAACATCGACAACGGCTTCGGAGCAGCCTACACCGCAACCATGATCGCCCGCGCCTCCCACAGGTAG
- the larC gene encoding nickel pincer cofactor biosynthesis protein LarC, with the protein MRIAYLDCFAGISGDMFLGVLLDAGLAPQVLHDAIASLNLGASLNLERVDRSGISSTRVLVFDGTEPAEKSTQPELHGSHDHTRTHTYDHTHSHDHAETHTHEKKPEEKPHHHGRHLSSIRKIINASTLADEVKQTAIRAFELLGASEAKIHNVDVEKIHFHEVGAIDAIVDIVAASAGIHALAVDKWFCSPLNVGGGSVDCAHGHFPVPAPATADLLRGLPTYTDSAGPQMELVTPTGAAILRALSPTFTQPPVMRVHRIGYGAGGRNPKGFPNVLRLNIGESAQAASTNTVTVLETALDDLTPQIIAHVAEQALQQGALDVMLTPVVMKKGRPGTLLTVLCDPEKASALEHLLLRETSTLGIRIHQQQRSCLDRSHQTVSTDYGEIRIKVGSLGQDAFKEELNANPEFEDCRAAAAAHNVPVKQVVQSAIAAYHSGKSK; encoded by the coding sequence ATGCGTATCGCCTATCTCGACTGTTTTGCCGGCATCAGCGGAGACATGTTCCTCGGCGTTCTCCTCGACGCAGGACTCGCTCCCCAAGTCCTCCACGATGCCATCGCCTCCCTCAATCTCGGAGCCTCCCTCAATCTCGAAAGGGTCGACCGCAGCGGCATCTCCTCCACCCGCGTCCTCGTCTTCGATGGAACAGAGCCTGCCGAAAAAAGCACCCAGCCCGAGCTACACGGCTCTCACGACCACACGCGTACGCATACGTACGATCACACGCACAGTCACGATCATGCAGAAACGCACACCCACGAGAAGAAGCCCGAAGAGAAACCTCACCACCATGGACGCCATCTCAGCTCCATTCGCAAGATTATTAACGCCAGCACATTAGCCGACGAAGTGAAGCAGACCGCGATCCGCGCCTTCGAACTTCTTGGAGCCTCCGAAGCCAAGATCCACAACGTAGACGTCGAAAAAATTCACTTCCACGAAGTAGGCGCCATCGACGCTATCGTCGACATCGTGGCCGCCTCCGCAGGCATCCACGCCCTCGCCGTCGACAAATGGTTCTGCTCCCCGCTCAACGTCGGCGGCGGCTCCGTCGACTGCGCCCACGGACACTTCCCCGTTCCTGCCCCGGCCACCGCAGACCTTCTGCGAGGCCTGCCTACCTACACCGACTCCGCTGGCCCGCAGATGGAGCTGGTCACCCCGACCGGCGCAGCCATCCTCCGCGCCCTCTCGCCCACCTTCACCCAGCCGCCCGTCATGCGCGTCCATCGCATCGGCTACGGAGCAGGAGGACGCAACCCCAAGGGCTTCCCCAACGTCCTGCGCCTCAACATCGGCGAGTCGGCACAGGCCGCCAGCACAAATACCGTCACCGTCCTCGAAACCGCGCTCGACGACCTCACCCCGCAGATCATAGCCCACGTCGCCGAACAGGCTCTCCAGCAAGGCGCACTCGACGTCATGCTCACCCCGGTCGTCATGAAGAAGGGCCGTCCCGGCACGCTTCTCACCGTCCTCTGCGATCCGGAAAAAGCATCCGCCCTCGAGCACCTGCTGCTGCGCGAGACCAGCACCCTCGGCATCAGAATCCACCAGCAGCAGCGCTCCTGCCTCGACCGCAGCCATCAAACCGTCTCCACAGACTACGGAGAGATCCGCATCAAGGTAGGCTCACTCGGCCAGGATGCATTCAAGGAAGAGCTCAACGCCAATCCCGAGTTCGAGGACTGCCGCGCCGCCGCAGCAGCCCACAACGTCCCCGTCAAACAGGTCGTTCAATCGGCCATCGCCGCATATCACTCCGGCAAATCAAAATGA
- the carA gene encoding glutamine-hydrolyzing carbamoyl-phosphate synthase small subunit, whose translation MQAILALEDGRIFRGKSFGAQTERSGEVVFNTSLTGYQEIFTDPSYAGQIVVLTNPHIGNYGTTPHDAEATRPYIEGLVTREFSPISSNWRSTQVADEYLERYGVPVISDIDTRAVVRHLRANGVMRGVLASGENLDADALVAKARSIRKMDGTDLASVVTTKTTYKWDANEPKNQTGDTLLTPAENADGKQMHVVAYDFGIKENILRMLTRENCSVTVVPATTPAEEVLAMNPDGVFFSNGPGDPEPLEYAIENARKLQGKKPIFGICLGHQIFGLALGGKTYKLKFGHHGGNHPIMNHQTGKVEITAQNHNFNVDPDSLPANVERTHTNLNDHTLAGLKHKTDPMFSVQYHPEASPGPHDSHYLFRDFRKMMEEWKK comes from the coding sequence ATGCAGGCAATACTGGCGCTGGAAGACGGGCGCATCTTTCGTGGTAAGAGTTTTGGCGCGCAGACGGAACGGTCTGGCGAGGTGGTCTTCAATACATCACTAACCGGCTATCAGGAGATCTTTACCGATCCTTCCTATGCAGGCCAGATTGTGGTTTTGACCAATCCGCACATTGGAAACTATGGCACGACACCGCACGATGCGGAGGCTACGCGCCCCTACATCGAAGGTCTGGTGACGCGCGAGTTCTCGCCGATCAGCTCAAACTGGCGCTCAACCCAGGTTGCCGACGAGTATCTGGAGCGCTATGGCGTGCCGGTGATCTCGGACATCGATACGCGTGCCGTGGTGCGGCATCTGCGGGCCAACGGCGTGATGCGCGGCGTCCTTGCGAGCGGTGAGAATTTGGATGCAGATGCGCTGGTGGCGAAGGCGCGGTCGATCCGCAAGATGGACGGCACTGACCTTGCCAGCGTCGTGACCACGAAGACGACGTACAAGTGGGATGCCAATGAGCCGAAGAACCAGACTGGCGACACGTTGCTGACGCCTGCGGAGAACGCAGACGGCAAGCAGATGCATGTGGTCGCTTACGACTTCGGCATCAAGGAAAATATTCTGCGGATGTTGACGCGCGAGAACTGCAGCGTGACCGTAGTTCCGGCGACGACTCCGGCAGAAGAAGTCCTGGCGATGAATCCAGACGGCGTCTTCTTCTCGAACGGTCCCGGCGACCCGGAGCCGCTCGAGTATGCGATTGAGAATGCAAGAAAGTTGCAGGGCAAGAAGCCGATCTTTGGCATCTGCCTGGGACACCAGATCTTTGGGCTGGCGCTGGGCGGCAAGACCTACAAGCTGAAGTTTGGGCATCATGGCGGCAACCATCCGATCATGAACCACCAGACTGGCAAGGTCGAGATCACGGCGCAGAACCACAACTTCAACGTCGATCCCGATTCGCTTCCGGCGAATGTGGAGCGGACGCATACCAATTTGAACGACCACACGCTGGCCGGATTGAAGCATAAGACCGATCCGATGTTCAGCGTGCAGTACCACCCCGAAGCAAGTCCGGGGCCGCACGACTCGCATTATCTCTTCCGCGATTTCAGGAAGATGATGGAAGAGTGGAAGAAGTAG
- a CDS encoding VOC family protein — protein sequence MRPQPLICVTDVEASSRWYQRLLGCRGAHGGTQYEQLVKDGQLILQLHSFDVEHHHGPIGNRNDRPYGNGVLLWFEVEDFDAVMQRVAEMSVEIVMPRHRNPPDGSGGPNHWECWMRDPDGYTVVVASPYGTADGGWHPGPDMFV from the coding sequence ATGCGTCCCCAGCCTCTTATTTGTGTGACGGATGTAGAAGCCAGCAGCCGGTGGTATCAACGTCTGCTGGGCTGCCGTGGAGCGCACGGGGGCACGCAATACGAGCAGTTGGTGAAGGACGGCCAACTCATTCTGCAACTGCACAGTTTTGACGTCGAACATCATCACGGCCCCATCGGCAATCGCAACGACAGACCCTACGGTAATGGCGTGCTGCTTTGGTTCGAGGTGGAAGACTTCGACGCGGTGATGCAGCGGGTTGCCGAGATGAGTGTCGAGATCGTGATGCCCCGCCATCGCAACCCTCCTGACGGCAGTGGCGGACCGAACCACTGGGAGTGCTGGATGCGCGATCCTGATGGCTATACCGTCGTGGTTGCCAGCCCTTACGGAACCGCTGATGGTGGATGGCATCCCGGTCCTGATATGTTCGTCTAG